The window ATCTGATCAGTGGAGCAGAAGTAGTCAAACAGGGTAGCCTAACCATTTACCCTTGAAAAATGGTCATATGAAGGTTACAACCTCATACTTGTGCACGTTTCCTCAGGTGGTGGATATGAACTATAAGGAGCTGAAAGCCAAGGTGAAGCTGGTGGTGCCCCTGCAGTGTGAGACGAGAGGCTGCGAGCTCACAGAGGCGGCCATGAATACCCTCTTAGAGGCCACGCTGCACAAAGTGCCTCTGCAGGAGCTCCATGTGGTGTTTGATGAGTCTGGGGACTTTGACCAGACTGCACTGGCACTTGAGCACCTCCGGTAAGTCCCTGTTGTTAATAAAACCGCTGAGGTTTTTATTCAAAGGGCTGTTAAAGCCACATTTATTATTTTCATGTCAGATTAGAAAGCACCAGAAAAAGTTCCCAGGGCGATTTGTGCAATGGGTGAATAGAGTCTGCAGACACACGACGCATACAGCAGCAGAACAACGTGTAGTGTTTTTACAAGAGTAGGTAACACTGAAAGCTTCAGTCTACGTTATTGACAAGCTATTTGCAAGTTAAACAGACAAACCATGGCATTTTTCACCCATTCCGAAGTCCCCACATCATGCATTGAGGTAAAAGCTTGCCTTGCAATCGCTGTAAAGTAGTGGGTGTTGGTCACAAGTGTTGCCCCCTTTCACAGCAATTTTTTTATTTGCATGTTCTGCAGACTGGGTTACCATCTTCGATTAAGTTCCCCTAAAAATCAAAATACGACCACACTTCAGATTTGGTCCTCTTAGAAGGCTGAAAAATCTCCCGAGGGCTGTCActgccctatatatatatatatatatatatatatatatatatttttacacctttatttaactaggcaagtcagttaagaacacattcttgtattaatgacggcctaggaacggtgggttaactgccttgttcaggggcagaatgacagatttttaccttgtcagcttggggatacaattttgcaaccttacggttaactagtccaatgctctaaccacctgattacattgcactccacgagaagcgtgcctgttacgcgaatgcagtaagaagccaaggtaagttgcttgctagcattaaacttatcttataaaaaacaatcaatcaatcataatcactagttaactacacatggttaatgatattactagtttatctagtgtgtcctgcgttgcatataatcgatgcgatgCACATTcgtgaaaaaggactgtcgttgctccaacatgtacctagccataaacatcaatgcctttcttaaaatcaatacacaagtatatatttttaaacctgcatatttagttaaatttgtctgctaacatgaatttcttttaactagggaaaatgTGTCACTTTTCTTGCAACAGAGTCAttgtatatgcagcagtttgggccgcctggctcgttgcgaactgtgtgaagactttcttcctaacaaagacagccaacttcgccaaacgggggatgatttaacaaaagcacatttgcgaaaaaagcacaatcgttgcacgactacctaaccataaacatcaatgcctttcttaaaatcaatacacagaagtatatatttttaaaactgcATATTTAGCTCAAAGAAATCCagtttagcaggcaatattaaccaagtgaaattgtgtcacttctcttgcgttcattgcacgcagagtcagggtatatgcaacactTTGGGCTgcttggctcgttgcgaactaatttgccagaattttacgtaattttgacataatattgaaggttgtgcaatgtaacagtaatatttagacttatggatgccacccgttagataaaatacggaacggttccgtatttcactgaaagaataaatgttttgttttcgagatgatcgtttctggatttgaccatattaatgacctaaggctcgtatttctgtgtgttattatgttataattaagtctatgatttgatagagcagtctgactgaacgatggtaggcaccagcaggctcgtaagcattcattcaaacagcaattttgtgtgttttgccagcagctcttcgcaatgtttcaagcattgcgctgtttatgacttcaagcctatcaactcccgagattaggctggtgtaaccgatgtgaaatggctagctagttagcgggttgcgcgctaatagcgttttaaaacgtcactcgctctgagacttggagtagttgttcaccttgctctgcatggttaacgctgcttcgagggtggctgttgtcgatgtgttcctggttcgagcccaggtaggagcgaggagagggacgtaagctatactgttacactggcaatactaaagtgcctataagaacatctaatagtcaaaggtatatgaaatacaaatcgtatagagagaaatagtcctataataactacaacctaaatcttcttacctgggaatattgacgactcatgttaaaaggaaccacatgctttcatatgttctcatgttctgagcaaggaacttaaactttagctttcttacatggcacatattgcactttcactttcttcttcaacactttgtttttgcattatttaaaccaaattgaacatgtttcattatttatttgaggctaaattgattttattgatgtattatattaaattaaaataagtgttcattcagtattgttgtaattgtcattattacaaatacatttaaaaaatcgtccgatttaatcggtatcagctttttttttggtcttccaataatcagtatcggtatcggcgttgaaaaatcataatcggtcgacctctactttcaTCCCtaacccctgcacattgactcgggacCGGTACCCTGTAagttatatagcctcgttattgatattttattgtgttacattcTATAATTCTTTACATTAGTTtatttggtcaatattttcttaactcttcttgaactgcactgttggttaagggcttgtaagtaagcatttcacggtaaggtctacccttgttgtattcggcgcatgtgacaaagtttgatttgacagACGAGACAGACCCGACATCACCCGTCACATTACAGCGTCAGAAAAAAAATATAGGGACTAGTTCTTATGTGATACTAAATAACAGAAAGGTGTGTTCAAATTTCGTGGTGTGACAGACCGATAATACACTGGAGCAACTGGTTCTGCTTCTGTGCTGTGAAATCTCTTGTCTGAACTGTCTCAAACCTTTTTCTTCTTAGGTTTTTCTACAAACACATCTGGAGACAGTGGGACGACGAGGACGAGGATGATGACTTTGACTACTTTGTCAGATGTGTGGAGCCCCGCCTCAGACTGTACGTGTAGAAGGGTGAAAGTGGGGGGTGGGTGGGAAgattagtcagtgtgtgtgtgtgggctagaTTGGCACATTCTCATTTAGGCTGTGTTGGTTCAGATCTGCCAATGACACGGCTAGCTTGAACCCATTATTTTAATGCCGCTATCAGAATGGCCATATGGCATAGGAACCTGTAGAGCATTGTAAATGAGTGCACTTCAGGAACACTTGAGCAAGCTCCGTGTCTAATGGTTAGAGCTGGATATGTTCAATGCTGTTAGTGAGAGGGTGCAGATTATTccttggccactagatggcagtatgtACCTGGGGATTGTGAGCATACTGTGGCGTCTCCTATTTTTTTTATGGGTGGAGAAGAGGGTTAAGATGTCTTATTCCCTTCAGCAGAAATCCACAAGCTTGTTAATGTTAGACCCATCAGCTCCTAGTTTATACCAAGGACACTGTTGCCGATTTGCTTTTAATAGACAAAGAATGTCTTTAAACCATTCATGACCGGCTCTTTAGATAGAATGGAGGGTCTCGATTCTTTCTCCAAATAAGGATTAAGAACATTTTCAAATGCCAGACAAACAAACAATGTTGTGCTCTAACCATCTCCTCTAGAGTTATCCCCCCTTAACCTCTCGTTGCCCTCCAATGTGGCTGAACAGTTTGTTCCCAGCAGTCCTCATAATGCGATTGTGTTTTAAGGAAAACAAAATCAGTATTTCTCCCTCTGTGGCTGTCAACCCTGTAGGTTTTATGATATTCTGGAGGATCGGGTGCCTGCTGGACTTGTGGCAGAGTATTACTCTCTTTTGGCACGCTGCTCTCAGAAGTTCCAGGAGTTTTCTAGCCTGCGGAACGGCATCAGCAGCGACTCGGAGTCGGAGCTGGACAACGTGTCCATGGTGGAGGGCCTAAGGATGTACGAGCAGATGGAGGCTCTGAAGCGCAAACTCCGGATCATTGAGAACCCGCTGCTCAGGTAGCTGGCCAAGGGGACACGGGATGGGAAGACTGAGAGGAGCTATCAGTGCCTCTGCAGAGTGTGTGAGGGAGTAGTTGTGACTGATGGAGTTGGTCTCCTAACAGAGGGAAAAATAGGAAGACTGAGTAAAGGCTATTGGATTCACCTCTGTCCCTGAGCTAGCATGTTTGACCTATACTGCCCCAGTTGAGAGAGAAACCTCTCACAGAATGACAGTACACTACAGTCCAGTTCAATGCATCATATTCTGGTTAGAATACAAAAGAGGGACAGCAATTGAATTTATAGTTACTACTAACGCACacttggtggcaccttaattggggagaacgggcttgtggtaatggctggagcggagtcagtggaatggtatcaaacacatgggttttccaggtgtttgatgccatttaaTTTGCTCCGTTCTGGCAATTATTCTCCCTTCAGCAGGCTCCCCTGGCCTATACTTTGAGACGCTATTGGAAAGTGTAGATGCAACCATTCTGCGTTGTCCAATGCTGTACCATTGTGTTCTTCTACATAAATGTATTCTCTCCTGACATTGCAGGTATGTGCTGGGATACAAGGTGAACTCAGGGCAGCAGTCGTGCAGGGCCAAGGGGCCTCGTATCTCAGGTGGCCGGATGGTCCATGTCGTGTCTGTCTCCACTACAGTCAGCCAGCTGCAGAGCCTGATGGCAGACAAGCTAGGGCCCAAATTCTCAGGGGAAGAGTTTGAAGTACAAGTATGGCAAACAAATAAAATcgtttatatttaaaaaaaattacatcCATGACATTTGTCCATTCTTAGGCATATTGTATTTTGTCAAATGTAAGTTTGCCCAGGTTTCCATTTCAAATAGCCTGTTTAATGAGATGACCAGATATGAAACCCAATGGTTAAGTTCTCTAACTATGTCACACTTGTGTATTGGTCTAATGCGCTGGGATTTGCTAAGGTGTGGGCTTTTTTAAATTTGACCTCCCTAGTTCCTGTACACTGGCATTCCACCAGGATCTGTAGAAGCTGTGTCTGTTTGCCTGAATGCCTCGGCTCTAGTATCTTTGTATACCACTGAGACGTTAGAAGCagaaaacatgtgtttttgtgTCTTTCTTTGTTTAGTCGTGTGCTCAGATCTGTGTTGTATAGACCGACTGTGTGCTGGAACTGCTCTGTGTTTAAATATTAGTTTCACAGTGAGCCCCTGCTGGCTGTGAGTGCCTGCTACTAGGGAGACGGGGTCATCATCCTTCCAGGACACTACAATGTCACCAGCTCCATTAGTATCCCAGACTCCATAACAGTGGAAGGTAATGTTTCACATTTCTGCAAGCAGCCTTTATAATGGCAGGATGCACTACTGCTGTAtgtatgtacaggtaactgccagagTAATGGAGAAACAACTCAATGAGGGCTACagagtatattgaaagcaggtgcttccacacaggcgTGGTTCCTGACttaaaacgatgtaaaccatttGCCATGGCCgtctgtcaccagatctcaacccaattgaacacgtATGGGCGATTCCACCCCCATCAACAAAACagcaaattatggaatttcttgtggaagaatggtgtcgcatccctccaatagagttccagacacttgtagaatttatgacaaggtgcattgaagctgttccggctcgtggtggcccaacaccctattgaGACACTTTGTTGtatcctttattttgtcagttacctgtatgtatcagtggaggctgctgaggggaggaccgcTCACaacaatggctggaatggaatggtatcaaacacatgtttgataccattccattctatccatttccagccattattatgaggcgtcctcccctcccctccgcaACCTGCACCGTTATGTatttgttatgttatgttatgtatCCTTTGTTGCTATTAGCCAGCCAGGGATGCCTCTTGCTGGATTCAGGTAATGAGGAGTAGAATCTGGAGGCTTGGTATTGCGAAAATCCAGATTCCACTATCTGAATCCAGCAAGAGGCCTCTGCTGATTTTCTGTTTTCCATTTATTGAAGTCGGATGTTCAGTCATTGCAAAAATGTCCCTCTGTTTTTTTTGTCATGTGAGGGAGTTGTTCAACACATTTTGCAGGTTGTCTGAATCCTTCCATCCCTTTCTGTCACTAAAGAATCTGTTGCTATATCTGTGACTAATGTGCTGCGAAGTACTGTTATGGCCATGGAAGTTATTTTCATATGTTCACCTGCAGTTTATACTTCTATGGTACTGGCTGTACTATGTGGTGTGTTAATGCCTGTTGAAGCTAAAACAACCACTCAATCTACAGCACATGGAGTGAAATGAACGTATTGCAGAGAGGATGTGAGATGTACAGAGGGAGCCCTCGGGAATAAAATAGAGCTTGCTGGCGCAGTAAGCATTTGAAGAGGGCTGATATTAATGCATAGAGAAGGCTAGCGCGGGCGAGGAGAGGTCAGAGCAGAGGCGCCGTGTCAGTCTCTTTATGCAAATGGAGGGCCTGCCGAGttggatagagggaggggagatTGGAGGGGCTGTTTACATGCGTCTGTTTCTATGTGCGTGCCCTCCTGTGGTGCTAGGAAACCCCCTGAAAGCTGAGATAAAGAGGGTGTGGAAATAAGATGCAGCGCTGCCTGGCACTGCACCACGACAGGAAAAGAGCAACTCAATTAGACCACTGCCGGATTACCATAATAGAATTCTCCCTCCCACCAAAGAGCCTTTGATATTTAGAGGAGCAGGGCACACACAGGCGTTTATTGCTTTTTGGATATTGCTGTATAAAAGACAGAGGGGGAAAAATGCATATGATCTATCTTCATAATAAGTAGTGCAAGATTTTCCAAAAAGCGTGTTCCTGAGCAGACATTAGAATTCATTAGTGAGGAGGTTCAGTCAGTCAGCACTTGTTAAGAACAGACTGCATTCGTGATCTGCAATCCGTTTTAGTGTTTAAATTTGTTTAATTCTCTAAGTAGCAGCACATTTTTGCCAGTCATGAAGCCCACTGGGAATAGGGTTTTCCTCTCCTGGATGTGTGCATGGGCCTATGACTTTACCAATCGATATTCAGCCTTTGGCCTTTCCAATGGCAGCGTGTGGAACCTAGCCAGTGCTGTAGAATTGTTGGCCACATTGTGGAACACCTGTCTCCAGGCCATCTGTCAAGGAACAGAGAATAATGAACCCTAGCCGTCAGAACACTGTCCATCACATTCTGCCTGCCTGGAATTGTGCTGAATCGCTACTTGTCATGTACACCACTGCAAGGTTGGAAGGAGTGTTCTGACCCAACACTGTGGCCATTGAGCCATGACCCAGTTGTCCCAGCTGTCAGCATGCAAAGATGGAGCAAATGCAATTTAATCAAAATGTATTCTTTCTATGTACAgttggtgaggggggggggggggggggggggtcaatacaGTAATAGAGTATTGCGCTATTGTTTTTACAGAGTTCCTATCGATACTGTGACTCCAAGTTTAGATTATTGCTAggtagttaatgttagctagcgctagtcggctgtacctacGCCAAAACCTAATGGCTCATCATTCTATTGCTTGTTCGCCATCTCTTTAAATgttgagccaacatgttttcagcacttaagTCCATGACCGATCAAAATGCCTTTTTCAtggctctcttgtccctctgccgcagacatacactaccggtcaaaagttttagaacacctactcattgcaagggtttttcataatttttttctattttctacattgtagaataataatgaagacatcaaacctatgaaataatacatatggaattatgtgataaccaaaaaagtgttaaacaaatcaaaatatatttgagcttcttcaaatagccaccctttgccttgatgacagctctgcacactcttggcatactctcaaccagcttcatgaggaatgcttttccaacagtcttgaaggggttcccatatatatatatatatatatatatatatatatatatatatatattgagcacttgtttgctgcttttccttcactctgcggtccaactcatctcaaaccatctcaatttggttgaggttgggtgattgtgcaggccaggtcatctgaggcagcactccatcactctccttggtcaaatagcccttacacagcctggaggtgtgttttgggtcattctcctgttgaaaacaaatgatagtcccactaagcgcaaaccaaataCTCAGGCCACAAATTTAATGAAACAATATACCACATTCCTTCTTACTAGTAATGAATTTGTTTTAGAAAAACTACAAAGCATGCTCTCCTGTTTTtgtgaggggtggggggggggggctgagtggCTGGTAGATTTTTAAATCTACCTGCTCTggtggctggtggaccaaaaaaaaactttttcgcCCTGATTTTAGGCTAATAAATCTTCTTTCTTTTCAGGGTTCGGCCTACCTGATGAGGTGGTGATTGAGAAGAAGAACAAAGGGGACTCGTTTGTGGAGTCAACAGGAGCCGACGTGAAGGTCTCCAATGTCAAGTTCATCCAGCACGACGCTATCGAAGGCATCCTCTGTGAGTCCTCCTCCCAATGTGATGCTGCCTCTACATCtaccctgccccccaacactacCCATTGTCCTGCGTTAGTAATTCTGCCTAAGCTGCTGGCACTGCTTAACATCTGGCAACAGCCATATATCAATGACTTTCCAGGAGGAGAATGGGGTTATGGTCATACACGCAGTCGGAATACTAGGATCTAGCTGGCCTCTTTATTTACCTCCTAGTGTCAATCTTCATCTTATTTCCCTCTTGTCTCCAGGTGTACGTCAGGGTAAGCTGGAGATGGAGAACTGTGTCCTTCAGTGCGAGACGACAGGTGTCATTGTGCGGACGTCAGCCCACCTGTCCATGAACATGTGTGACCTCTACGGCTCTAAGGTGAGAGGTCATTGACGCTCATCACTCTTTCATGGTGGCTTTGTTTTTTTTATTAGTACAAATCTAGCTCTCGTGTTAATCATTGTGTGTGTCTGAGGCCGTGCAGTAGCCTAGCTGTGTGTCTACATGCTGATAACTGTTGTGCTATAGGGAGCTGGTGTGGAGATCTACCCTGGCAGTGTCTGCAGTATTGTGGGAAATGGCATACATCACTGCAAAGAAGGGATCCTGATCAAGGTGAGAGATTTGAAGTTCTTCTGGACATTTACCAATCTGTATATTACTGCTCCCAGCACTAGCACATCCAACCTCCATCTCTTCCTAGGTTCAGTTCAATTCTAAGCCTGTGGCATTATCTTCCCTCAACCGAAATTGAATTCAGTGGAGAAAGATGttaaaatgcacacacacacacacacaccacaaaaacaaatatggactTATTTCCcttgttaccttcagacgagttcTGGGGTCTTATCTCATTCCCCGAGGCTAGAACGGTAGTGTGTTTTTTATCGCTTCCTCACACAGAGCTTTCCTTCCTGTTGTCTCTCTGCTCGGTGTGTTGGACTTGGCCAGGACAACTTAAGCAGGAAGACCGACGTGATGACTCTGTTTATGCCTGTCTTTCCCCCACTCTCTGTTGCTCATCTGTCAATTTCCGCCATCCCTTCAACCCCCCCCCAGGACTTTGCTGATGAGCTGGACACcatgcctaagatcaccatggtgAACAATGTGATCCACAACAACGAGGGATACGGAGTGATCCTGGTCAAACCTAGTGATGCTGTAGCGGGCGAGGCTGCACAGAAAGACACCCCTACAGGTATGAACTAGTTCCAAAGCCTGGGGGAGTTTTCCTCAGGAATATGatgtataaaaaatattttaaaaagggtGGCGTAAAACAGAGTCTAGATGGGAACTAGTGATGCATTGACACTTATCAAATCTATCACATATTTTGCGTCGGTGGCGTTCCAAATCACTCTAATGCCTCTGAGGGGAAATGTAATTTCTACTTAGAGAAGATTTTGTTTGAGCGTTGAACACCAGCGCTCCCATTCAAGCACATAATCCAATACTGAAGTTCCAATAGACTTCCATAGGTAGAATCAACAAGACTGGATTGTCACACGAGACTAGGTACTAACCAAGTCTTACTCAGTATTTCCCACATCAATGGGTTTACTGTCTCTGGAAGGCTGAGTTGGTTTCACTGGGAAGTTTGTGAGAAAATGTGCTTGACCTTCAGTCTAGGGCAGCTACAGAATAAAAGGTGCAGCTGAAGGTGGCATGGCTTAAAATACATCTGGAGtgctctcttcatctccctcacTCTCCGATGTCCTCTAATGGAATGTCCCTTATTGTTTAACCCCAGTACACAGGAATAAATACCTCTACCCCAGACAGGAGAATGAGCGAAAGTGGCAGAAATGTGaccttaaaaaaacaaaataaacaaagcTATCTCTTCTCTTCAAATTACCCTTTAAAAATGTCATCTACAACATTTATGAATTTTCCGGAGACACTACTAAGCCAACAACTGGGTAGTAATTGTCATTTGCGTTGTTATTGAAAAGATGATGTCCATTATGGTCCTTTGTTATTTCCCATCCGGAATTTGCAAAAAAGCTGTTAATAAAACATTTCTCAACACTCCATTCCCCACTTTAAACGTCGAAAAGAGGCTGCTCACATTTGGATTTGAAAAGGTAAGAGCAAGGCAATTATCTACCATTGATCCCAAAGGGCAGTCTTTGTTAGAATGCACTCTCAGTCTGATTTAAACAGAATATAGTAATATTTCACAGGAAGACGGTGTGGTGTTTTCATACATGACACATCCGAATGTCATGCTGGAGAAGGAAGTGGAAGTGGTGGTATTAGGTCTGAATGTCACAGCGAGGTGTTAACACGCCTGTCATGAACGGATTCACGTTATTTTCCAGATGAGCAACTGGATATAGAAGAAGGGAACGAGGACATGAAGGGTGAGGGGAAGATTCAGGTGGATGTGGACGTGCAGCTCATCGTGGTGGACGACCACTCTGTGAAGGAACCAGTCTCCTATTCGTCTTGTTACGCCGTTCCTCCGGAGTTCACGGAGGGCAATGATGCCATCGAGAGGGAGCTGGTGGCCACGTCAGCCAAGAAGCAGCGACGCCAGAAGAGCATGCTGAAGGAGCTGGGAGTGACCCAGGCAGATGACAACCTGCTCTCCCAGGAGATGTTTGTCTCCATACAGGACAACCAGTTCAGGAGAAACGGCATGGGCAGCTTCGGCACCTTCTTGTACTGAGACTAACTGACCCGTCCTCCTGTTCTGTATTCCGTACATGCACAATCACACTTTTACTTTATTTATTCCAACCTCTTTGCTAAATTCTGCTGCACTGACTAGTGAGTGGGTATGTGTATTTTTAAATGCTTTTTAACATGGTTTTTAATACGATTCTCATTTTAGTATAGTGATATCGTGCAGACCCGAGTCTAGTAAACACAATTATTTTCACTATGACTAATGATGAGACTCAAATGTCCTTCAAATGTTTTTTCCCTTTTTTGGCTGGATATTGTATGATTTCTTGAAATGGATATTGGTAAGATGACACTGTTTGAAATGATTTTGTTGTTGGGGGAAATCATGTTGCCTTATTTTGAGTTAGTATCTCACCCTCGCCTGTAGTTCTGGTCATTTGTTTATCAAATGTTGCTGAAAACACTCTGTAAACATTCTAAATCATGAGCCAGTTAAAATGAGTATTTATGTACATTTGGATCTATTTGTGTTTTACAACTGGACACAGGTCATATGAGAGTGGGGAAATCTGGAAGGGTGCTTATTGGTTTTCTGGGCTTAAGTCTTCACCTTTTATAAGATGCTCACAATTGTTTAATTCCAGTTGATTAATTTTCTGGGGATTAAAGGGCTGGTAAAACCTCATTACACCACAGACAGTTTGATTAATTACCTAATCCAGCATGCCCCTGTGAAATACAACACATTGTACTGCCTCTTATGAGGTGTCCCAGGCTGACCTCAATAGACCAATTTATTCCACAAATTCAAAACTGAATTAAATGCTGCCGGTAATCATTATTTCAGTGAAAGCATCTGCCCAATGATGTTTTTTAAAATTTATCTGGTGATGAGTACAGACTGACAAAAGTCCATATTTAGGTCAGCATTTGACTGGGAGAATGGACTAATTGGATGTGAAATGGTTTTGTTAAATTGAATGTTTTTACATACACATTTAATGGACCCACTAACAACCTAGGGATCGATCATTTCATAGTGTTTTGTGTATGGGAGGAAAAAGCTTTAAGGGAATGTGTCGTGTCAAGGCGTTACTTTCCCCCCTCTGCTTATTCCCGGTAGGACTTGTTGCTAGTGAATGACTTGACCCTATCATAGGATATTTGTAATTTCTGCATTAAGCGAAAGTTCCCTGGTTCaaatacccgagccgacaagggGAACAATCTGTCTCTACCTGTGAGCATGGCACATAACCCTCATTTGCTctagtgtatgtgacaataaaactgatattttttgttaaaaaaaatttGGCTATAGGAATGCCAAATAAATATAATTTATAGGTCTGAACACTGTCTGGGTATTGGAAATAATCTATGAACAGGATCCAGGTGGGTTTTCATTCTGTCATCTGAGGAACCAATTATTGCTAGGACCGCTCAGGAAACGTGGTTTTGTATTGAGAAACTACAGGCGATTTATTATAGATTTTCCTCAACGTTGCAGTGACGTGCTATAGATGTCAAACAGAACAGGTGGAGAAAGAAACTGCAGGGCTTTTTGGCAAACATTTTATCTTCAATAGAAGAATTCTCGGATGACAAAAACAAGAGCTCTGggtgatggaggacagtagaaagtgctgtttgaagATGTGTCCTTTTTTATAAATAGTGAGTGTCTACAGGAACGAGCAGTGACCATCGTtctgggggagagggaagggcCTGTCTGTTGTCCTC is drawn from Salvelinus fontinalis isolate EN_2023a chromosome 4, ASM2944872v1, whole genome shotgun sequence and contains these coding sequences:
- the LOC129852903 gene encoding LOW QUALITY PROTEIN: SHC SH2 domain-binding protein 1-like (The sequence of the model RefSeq protein was modified relative to this genomic sequence to represent the inferred CDS: substituted 1 base at 1 genomic stop codon), coding for MLIGRNSFESCTLAEEDGCSSMTEPQFEAGETAADRMMSTADSITSSESGQNKTGKVVLESNVELEEDARDFNLRQEDVVRQGLFQNEEDDGDSGTDYFNPDIAGTQLQRDESVGDAFLPDTFQTNELLYYERFKAYQDYMLGDCKTSEVKAFTADYLEKVLEPCDWQAQWRTDVFDVLVEVVDMNYKELKAKVKLVVPLQCETRGCELTEAAMNTLLEATLHKVPLQELHVVFDESGDFDQTALALEHLRFFYKHIWRQWDDEDEDDDFDYFVRCVEPRLRLFYDILEDRVPAGLVAEYYSLLARCSQKFQEFSSLRNGISSDSESELDNVSMVEGLRMYEQMEALKRKLRIIENPLLRYVLGYKVNSGQQSCRAKGPRISGGRMVHVVSVSTTVSQLQSLMADKLGPKFSGEEFEVQFHSEPLLAVSACYXGDGVIILPGHYNVTSSISIPDSITVEGFGLPDEVVIEKKNKGDSFVESTGADVKVSNVKFIQHDAIEGILCVRQGKLEMENCVLQCETTGVIVRTSAHLSMNMCDLYGSKGAGVEIYPGSVCSIVGNGIHHCKEGILIKDFADELDTMPKITMVNNVIHNNEGYGVILVKPSDAVAGEAAQKDTPTDEQLDIEEGNEDMKGEGKIQVDVDVQLIVVDDHSVKEPVSYSSCYAVPPEFTEGNDAIERELVATSAKKQRRQKSMLKELGVTQADDNLLSQEMFVSIQDNQFRRNGMGSFGTFLY